A stretch of Vannielia litorea DNA encodes these proteins:
- a CDS encoding sigma-54-dependent transcriptional regulator, with the protein MLTGRHVVLIEDDPIMGHSLLQRLELEGADVTWVRQATRGVAAVRTPRRPVDAVICDIRLPDGSGEDIFNTVTGSITPPPFLFITGQGEIDQAVRLLRAGAADYMTKPFELAAFLDRLALILRPDTPQSLPPQVGVSALARQVERQVAEAGASDAPVLIRGERGLGKALLAERIHGLSDRRAAPYITVNALRDEAPDAALKKAMSDVGEGTIFLSGVGRLAPESQDLLLDWLERAPFRLIATSGTRIGEKVEAGGFRGDLHFALIANEIVVPSLAQRPEDTVWLAGQFFQTMNARRETPLRGISDLALSAMRDHDWPGNGRELRARMQRALRAAEGAWIFPADVFPELTEHGAEVKTLSQARENAERRQIIKVLDQTGGQVSEAARVLKVSRTTLWEKMQKLGI; encoded by the coding sequence ATGCTGACAGGTCGCCACGTCGTGCTCATCGAGGATGACCCCATCATGGGCCACTCGCTCCTTCAACGGCTCGAGCTGGAAGGCGCAGACGTCACCTGGGTCCGGCAGGCGACGCGGGGCGTGGCGGCCGTACGCACGCCGCGCCGTCCGGTCGACGCGGTGATCTGCGACATCCGCCTGCCGGACGGCTCGGGGGAGGACATCTTCAACACCGTCACCGGCTCCATCACGCCACCGCCTTTTCTGTTCATTACCGGTCAGGGCGAGATCGACCAAGCCGTCCGGCTGCTTCGGGCAGGTGCGGCGGACTACATGACCAAACCCTTCGAACTTGCCGCCTTCCTCGACCGGCTGGCGCTCATCCTGCGCCCCGACACGCCCCAGAGCCTGCCTCCCCAGGTTGGGGTCTCGGCGCTGGCGCGCCAGGTCGAACGGCAGGTGGCGGAGGCCGGAGCGAGCGACGCGCCCGTGCTCATCCGGGGTGAACGCGGCCTCGGCAAGGCGCTGCTCGCGGAGCGCATCCATGGCCTCTCAGACAGGCGGGCCGCGCCCTATATCACGGTCAACGCATTGCGCGACGAGGCGCCTGACGCCGCGTTGAAGAAGGCGATGTCAGACGTGGGCGAGGGCACGATCTTTCTCAGCGGGGTTGGCCGGCTGGCCCCCGAGAGCCAGGACCTGCTGCTTGACTGGCTGGAACGTGCACCCTTCCGGCTGATCGCCACGTCGGGCACCCGGATCGGCGAGAAGGTGGAGGCCGGCGGCTTTCGGGGCGACCTGCATTTTGCACTGATCGCCAACGAGATCGTCGTGCCGTCGCTGGCGCAGCGCCCGGAAGATACCGTCTGGCTCGCGGGGCAGTTCTTCCAGACGATGAACGCGCGGCGCGAAACACCCCTGCGGGGCATCTCCGACCTGGCCCTCTCGGCGATGCGCGACCACGACTGGCCGGGGAACGGGCGTGAGCTGCGGGCGCGGATGCAGCGGGCGCTGAGGGCCGCAGAGGGCGCCTGGATCTTCCCGGCCGATGTGTTTCCCGAACTGACCGAGCACGGCGCCGAAGTTAAGACCCTGTCGCAGGCCCGGGAAAACGCGGAACGGCGGCAGATCATCAAGGTGCTGGACCAGACAGGCGGGCAGGTCAGCGAGGCGGCACGGGTTCTGAAGGTCTCCCGCACGACGCTCTGGGAAAAGATGCAGAAACTGGGAATATGA
- a CDS encoding sensor histidine kinase: protein MSKVLRPGKWPVTIRVALATACLMVLLGLVASQQVLSTLARLQSARLQEFARLHVEGLAVALGPFALHRDVWEVYDTLDRARTSASGGRVLFTVVADDHGRVLAATDPNRAPVDSDIGIFAADAVLVGEVTALSGSSVVRVRAPLTVQGRDVGRIVTELDVSDLLAQRRATALALLAGNALATLILGLAGAFVVARMLKPVELLTRHMGEAGGQPRPIPEAAIPRSDTVLAQLLRSFNGMAGAIDARAEAERRLAERERFVSLGRLSSSLAHEVNNPLGGLLNATDTIRAYANRPEVVHRSVDLLDRGLRHLRDVSRAILEENRIDRSSRMLSPTDFEDLRLLFEPETSHRQQRLDWVIDGEAARFGSFPSGPVRQIALNLLLNASSAAPQGGAVGLSARLQNGALVLKVTDDGPGLSEAARARLLSATPVEPGGGVGLRLVRDVVAGLGGEVSSDRVGAQTEITVRLPAMEETPC from the coding sequence ATGAGCAAGGTGCTTCGCCCCGGAAAATGGCCCGTCACCATCCGGGTCGCACTGGCCACGGCCTGCCTGATGGTCCTGCTGGGGCTGGTGGCCTCGCAGCAGGTGCTCTCCACCCTCGCGCGCCTGCAGAGCGCCCGGCTGCAGGAGTTCGCACGGCTGCACGTGGAGGGCCTTGCCGTGGCGCTGGGGCCCTTCGCTCTGCACCGCGATGTCTGGGAGGTCTATGACACCCTTGACCGCGCCCGAACCAGCGCATCGGGCGGGCGGGTTCTGTTTACCGTCGTGGCCGATGATCATGGCCGTGTGCTGGCCGCAACGGATCCGAACCGCGCACCGGTCGACAGCGACATCGGCATCTTTGCAGCCGACGCGGTTCTGGTGGGTGAGGTTACGGCGCTCAGCGGCAGCTCGGTCGTGCGGGTGCGTGCGCCGCTCACGGTGCAGGGCCGTGACGTGGGCCGCATCGTGACCGAGCTCGACGTGAGCGACCTCCTGGCGCAGCGGCGCGCCACCGCCCTGGCCCTCCTGGCGGGCAACGCGCTGGCGACCCTGATCCTGGGGCTTGCGGGGGCGTTCGTTGTGGCGCGTATGCTGAAACCCGTCGAGCTCCTCACGCGGCACATGGGCGAGGCGGGCGGTCAGCCCCGGCCGATCCCGGAGGCGGCTATTCCGCGATCAGATACGGTGCTGGCACAACTCCTGCGCAGCTTCAACGGCATGGCCGGAGCGATCGACGCCCGGGCCGAGGCCGAACGGCGACTGGCCGAACGCGAGCGCTTTGTCAGCCTTGGCCGACTGTCCTCCTCGCTGGCTCATGAGGTCAACAACCCGCTTGGCGGGCTGCTGAACGCGACTGACACGATCCGCGCCTATGCCAACCGCCCGGAGGTGGTGCACCGGTCGGTCGACCTGCTGGACCGGGGCCTGCGCCATCTGCGCGACGTGAGCCGGGCGATCCTTGAAGAGAACCGTATCGACCGGTCCAGCCGCATGCTGTCGCCCACCGATTTTGAGGACCTGCGGCTGCTTTTCGAGCCTGAAACCAGTCACCGCCAGCAGCGGCTCGACTGGGTGATCGACGGCGAAGCGGCCCGGTTTGGCAGTTTTCCCTCGGGCCCTGTGCGACAGATCGCATTGAACCTGCTTCTGAACGCCTCATCGGCCGCACCGCAGGGCGGAGCGGTCGGGCTGTCCGCCCGCCTGCAGAACGGCGCCCTCGTGCTGAAGGTCACCGACGACGGGCCGGGCCTGTCGGAAGCAGCCAGGGCGCGGCTCCTCTCGGCAACGCCGGTCGAGCCCGGCGGCGGTGTCGGTTTGCGGCTGGTGCGCGATGTGGTGGCCGGGCTCGGTGGCGAGGTGAGCAGCGACCGCGTGGGCGCGCAGACGGAAATCACGGTGCGGCTGCCTGCGATGGAAGAGACCCCATGCTGA
- a CDS encoding PhnD/SsuA/transferrin family substrate-binding protein, with protein MDRRHFVAGVSSLAVLGAPVCLRAARSFRLGLTPVFLDNDAIVIDRIRTALSVAMGEPVELIQRRTYQEITATILDGSVDAAWICGYPFLQQRDTLSLLGVPVWRGRPLYQSYLIVGQNDPAEGLEDLHGHVHAFSDPDSNSGYLVTASDLARMGMTPERFFARSVFTYGHRNVVRAVADGLTRSGSVDGYVWEVLSSVEPALTERTRVITRSEWLGFPPLAARADRAEDSQVQRFGAALRGLGDTEAGRDALRLLFLDRIDAGSPALFDGIAARMADVPGR; from the coding sequence ATGGACCGAAGGCATTTTGTCGCGGGAGTGAGCAGCCTGGCGGTTCTTGGGGCTCCGGTTTGCCTGCGTGCGGCCCGGAGCTTTCGACTGGGGCTCACGCCGGTGTTTCTCGACAACGATGCCATCGTGATCGACCGCATCCGAACCGCGCTATCGGTTGCCATGGGAGAGCCGGTGGAGCTGATCCAGCGCCGCACCTACCAGGAAATCACGGCCACCATTCTCGACGGATCGGTCGATGCGGCTTGGATATGCGGCTACCCTTTTCTGCAGCAGCGCGACACCCTCTCGCTGCTCGGTGTGCCGGTCTGGCGCGGTCGGCCCCTCTACCAGTCCTACCTCATCGTCGGGCAGAACGACCCGGCCGAAGGGCTCGAGGACCTGCACGGGCATGTGCACGCGTTTTCGGACCCCGACAGCAACTCTGGCTACCTCGTGACGGCCTCCGACCTGGCCCGGATGGGCATGACGCCCGAAAGGTTCTTCGCGCGATCCGTGTTCACCTACGGCCACCGCAACGTGGTGCGCGCGGTGGCCGACGGGCTGACACGCTCCGGCAGCGTCGATGGATACGTCTGGGAGGTTCTCTCCAGCGTCGAGCCCGCGCTGACCGAGCGCACGCGTGTCATCACCCGATCCGAGTGGCTGGGCTTTCCGCCGCTTGCCGCGCGGGCCGACAGGGCCGAGGACAGCCAGGTTCAGCGCTTCGGCGCGGCGCTTCGCGGGCTGGGTGATACAGAGGCCGGACGCGATGCGCTTCGGCTTCTCTTTCTCGACCGCATCGACGCGGGCAGCCCCGCCCTCTTCGATGGCATCGCCGCCCGCATGGCCGATGTTCCGGGCCGATGA
- the phnD gene encoding phosphate/phosphite/phosphonate ABC transporter substrate-binding protein produces MTIRTTLAAVAALALASPAAAEFALDERFTDADGDLVADIPTDESQLVDPDTLIFAYTPVEDPAVYAEVWQGFLDHMSEVTGTQVQFFPVQSNAAQIEAMRAGRLHVAGFNTGSNPLAVACAGFRPFTMMAAEDGSFGYEMEIITYPDSGIAEVADIAGQKMAFTSETSNSGFKAPSAILAADFGMKAGEDFEPVFSGAHDNSILGVANKDYPAAAIANSVKGRMIEREVVTEDQLVTLYTSQTFPTTGYGIAHNLTPDLQQKIQDAFFSFDWEGSALEEEFSKSGEAKFIPITFQKDWEVIRKIDDANGVVYDCN; encoded by the coding sequence ATGACTATCCGCACCACTCTTGCTGCCGTCGCAGCACTCGCACTCGCCAGCCCCGCCGCCGCCGAATTCGCCCTCGACGAGCGTTTCACCGATGCCGATGGGGACCTGGTCGCCGACATCCCCACCGACGAATCCCAGCTTGTCGATCCCGACACGCTGATCTTCGCCTATACCCCGGTCGAGGATCCGGCGGTCTACGCAGAGGTCTGGCAGGGCTTTCTCGACCACATGTCCGAGGTGACCGGCACGCAGGTGCAGTTCTTCCCGGTCCAGTCCAATGCGGCCCAGATCGAGGCCATGCGGGCCGGGCGTCTGCACGTCGCGGGCTTCAACACCGGCTCCAACCCGCTCGCCGTGGCCTGCGCCGGTTTCCGCCCGTTCACGATGATGGCGGCCGAAGACGGCTCCTTCGGTTACGAGATGGAGATCATCACCTACCCCGACTCCGGCATCGCCGAAGTGGCCGATATCGCGGGTCAGAAGATGGCCTTCACCTCCGAGACCTCCAACTCCGGGTTCAAGGCGCCCTCCGCCATTCTCGCAGCCGACTTCGGCATGAAGGCGGGTGAGGACTTCGAGCCGGTGTTCTCCGGCGCGCATGACAACTCGATCCTGGGCGTGGCCAACAAGGACTACCCCGCCGCCGCCATCGCCAACTCGGTGAAAGGCCGCATGATCGAGCGCGAAGTGGTGACCGAGGATCAGCTGGTCACGCTCTACACCTCGCAGACCTTCCCCACCACGGGCTACGGGATCGCGCATAACCTCACCCCCGACCTGCAGCAGAAGATCCAGGACGCCTTCTTCAGCTTCGACTGGGAAGGCAGCGCGCTGGAAGAAGAATTCAGCAAGTCCGGCGAGGCCAAGTTCATCCCGATCACCTTCCAGAAGGACTGGGAAGTGATCCGCAAGATCGACGATGCCAATGGTGTCGTCTACGACTGCAACTGA
- the phnC gene encoding phosphonate ABC transporter ATP-binding protein, with translation MLTLSALSKTYKTGDAALSDVSLTVPEGQIMGLIGPSGAGKSTLIRCINRLVEPTGGEVRLGDVNLVALGKRELRRQRRRIGMIFQEYALVERLTVMENVLSGRLGYVPFWRSFLRKYPGEDIARAYQLLDRVGLMEHADKRADALSGGQRQRVGIARALAQDPELLLVDEPTASLDPKTSRQIMRLLTEICAERGLPAIVNIHDVPLAQQFMQRIVGLRAGRVVFDGPPEELTEAALTTIYGEEDWNAMRRGDEEQAAAEADARDRMEALAQ, from the coding sequence ATGCTGACCCTTTCCGCCCTGTCCAAGACCTACAAGACGGGCGATGCCGCGTTGTCCGATGTCAGCCTGACCGTGCCCGAGGGCCAGATCATGGGGCTGATCGGCCCCTCCGGTGCAGGCAAGTCCACCCTGATCCGCTGCATCAACCGGCTGGTCGAACCCACCGGTGGTGAGGTCCGGCTGGGCGATGTGAACCTTGTCGCCCTCGGCAAGAGGGAACTGCGCCGCCAGCGCCGCCGGATCGGGATGATCTTTCAGGAATACGCCCTCGTCGAGCGGCTCACGGTGATGGAGAACGTGCTGTCGGGGCGGCTGGGCTACGTGCCCTTCTGGCGCAGCTTCCTGCGCAAGTATCCCGGCGAGGATATCGCCCGCGCCTACCAGCTGCTCGACCGGGTCGGGCTCATGGAACATGCCGACAAGCGCGCCGATGCGCTCTCGGGCGGGCAGCGCCAGCGCGTGGGCATCGCGCGGGCGCTGGCGCAGGATCCCGAGCTGCTGCTGGTGGATGAGCCCACCGCCAGCCTCGACCCCAAGACCAGTCGGCAGATCATGCGGCTGCTCACCGAGATCTGTGCCGAGCGCGGGCTGCCGGCCATCGTCAACATCCACGACGTGCCGCTGGCCCAGCAGTTCATGCAGCGCATTGTGGGCCTGCGCGCCGGGCGCGTGGTGTTCGACGGCCCGCCCGAGGAACTGACCGAGGCCGCGCTCACCACGATCTACGGCGAGGAAGACTGGAACGCGATGCGCCGGGGCGACGAGGAACAGGCGGCGGCCGAGGCCGATGCCCGCGACCGGATGGAAGCCCTCGCCCAATGA
- the phnE gene encoding phosphonate ABC transporter, permease protein PhnE, with product MSAPAYPTTWRRPPQIIKDRRWRIAVQVGILVYLVLAVGTVDVNWARVYDGLERGQRFIMGFLQPDFTSRWKDISQGLVESLTMTLTSTVVGVAISVPIGIGAARNLAPRWIYYICRGIIAVSRALQEVIIAIFFVAMFGFGPFAGFVTLSFATIGFIAKLLADDIEEIDPTQAEAIRSTGASWLQLVNYAVQPQVMPRLIGLSLYRLDINFRESAVIGIVGAGGIGATLNTAIDRYEYDSAGAILLIVIAIVMVAEYGSSYLRKFLQ from the coding sequence ATGAGCGCGCCGGCCTACCCCACCACCTGGCGCCGCCCGCCCCAGATCATCAAGGACCGCCGCTGGCGTATTGCGGTGCAGGTCGGCATTCTCGTCTACCTCGTGCTCGCGGTCGGTACCGTCGATGTGAACTGGGCCCGCGTCTACGACGGGCTGGAGCGCGGCCAGCGCTTCATCATGGGCTTTCTGCAACCCGATTTCACCAGCCGTTGGAAGGACATCAGCCAGGGCCTCGTCGAGAGCCTGACCATGACGCTCACCTCCACCGTGGTGGGGGTGGCCATCTCGGTGCCGATCGGCATCGGAGCCGCGCGCAATCTCGCGCCGCGCTGGATCTACTACATCTGCCGGGGGATCATCGCCGTCAGCCGGGCGTTGCAGGAGGTGATCATCGCCATCTTCTTCGTGGCGATGTTCGGCTTCGGGCCCTTCGCAGGCTTCGTCACCCTCTCCTTCGCCACCATCGGCTTCATTGCCAAGCTGCTGGCCGACGACATCGAGGAGATCGACCCGACCCAGGCCGAGGCGATCCGCTCTACCGGCGCCTCATGGTTGCAACTCGTCAACTACGCCGTGCAGCCGCAGGTCATGCCCCGGCTCATCGGCCTGTCGCTCTACCGGCTCGACATCAACTTCCGCGAAAGCGCGGTGATCGGCATCGTCGGGGCGGGGGGCATCGGCGCCACGTTGAACACTGCCATCGACCGCTACGAATACGACAGCGCGGGCGCCATCCTGCTGATCGTCATCGCCATCGTCATGGTGGCCGAATACGGCTCCTCCTACCTGCGGAAGTTTCTTCAATGA
- the phnE gene encoding phosphonate ABC transporter, permease protein PhnE — protein sequence MSDLSHYSQVWTYRSPRGRLLLWGGWLALVALFVFCWQLMTENTIWFFVTDAPSQAADIGSRMWPPRWSYLPELWGPLWDTINIATLGTLGGVVMAVPVAFCAARNTTPSVLVLRPVALFIIVASRSINSLIWALLLVAIIGPGLLAGIVAIALRSIGFVGKLLYEAIEETDATQIEAIEATGASAAQVLNYGIVPQIMPAFWGITVFRWDINIRESTILGLVGAGGIGLKLQASLNTLAWSQVSVILLLILATVVLSEWVSAKVRHALI from the coding sequence ATGAGCGATCTGTCACATTACAGCCAGGTCTGGACCTATCGCAGCCCGCGCGGTCGGCTGCTGCTCTGGGGTGGCTGGCTGGCGCTCGTGGCGCTCTTCGTCTTCTGCTGGCAGCTGATGACGGAAAACACGATCTGGTTCTTCGTCACCGACGCCCCCAGCCAAGCCGCCGACATCGGCAGCCGAATGTGGCCGCCGCGCTGGAGCTACTTGCCCGAGCTCTGGGGCCCGCTCTGGGACACGATCAACATCGCCACGCTGGGCACTTTGGGCGGGGTCGTCATGGCCGTGCCGGTGGCGTTTTGTGCCGCGCGCAACACAACGCCCTCGGTGCTGGTGCTGCGGCCCGTTGCGCTCTTCATCATCGTCGCCTCCCGCTCGATCAACTCGCTGATCTGGGCGCTGCTGCTGGTGGCGATCATCGGGCCGGGGCTGCTGGCGGGCATCGTTGCCATCGCGCTGCGCTCCATCGGTTTCGTCGGCAAGCTGCTCTACGAGGCCATCGAGGAAACAGACGCCACCCAGATCGAGGCGATCGAGGCCACCGGCGCCAGTGCGGCGCAGGTGCTGAACTACGGCATCGTGCCCCAGATCATGCCCGCCTTCTGGGGGATCACCGTGTTCCGCTGGGATATCAACATCCGCGAAAGCACGATCCTCGGGCTGGTCGGGGCAGGAGGGATCGGCCTCAAGCTGCAAGCCTCGCTCAACACCCTCGCGTGGAGCCAGGTCTCGGTGATCCTGCTTCTGATCCTCGCTACAGTCGTGCTCAGCGAATGGGTCTCTGCAAAGGTCCGCCACGCGCTGATCTGA
- a CDS encoding ABC transporter permease subunit produces MSPNTALAAVTGVMLIPLMSSFADGAMSAVPQSLKDGALALGPTRGETMLKVVFPAAIPGIVGGVLMAESRVIGVTQPVVPSGRTGRDRRRRQGANRGSEPRCIKGLRRLFPAL; encoded by the coding sequence GTGTCGCCCAACACCGCGCTGGCCGCAGTGACGGGTGTGATGCTCATCCCCCTTATGTCGTCCTTCGCCGATGGCGCCATGTCGGCGGTGCCCCAGTCGCTCAAGGACGGTGCCCTGGCGCTCGGTCCCACGCGCGGCGAGACGATGCTGAAGGTGGTCTTCCCCGCGGCCATTCCGGGCATCGTGGGAGGCGTGCTGATGGCTGAGAGCCGCGTGATCGGGGTCACTCAGCCGGTTGTCCCTTCAGGCCGAACTGGACGAGATCGGCGGCGACGACAGGGAGCAAACCGCGGTAGCGAGCCACGTTGCATCAAAGGGTTGAGGCGTCTGTTTCCCGCGCTCTGA
- a CDS encoding MFS transporter, which translates to MAGLASGIDRAFATLGLDPHRFAQAHPERAERLAFWLLGVAQTVGYGAFFYIFAALLLAWEEALPYGKGWLAFAFMCATLMAAVVSPFAGRMVDAGKGRWLLTGGMAIGTGALLVLAGSQSYAVFFLAWLGLGVAEGLCLYEPCFAFVTRTTHERARKGITRITLVAGFASTLAYPAGAFLAEALGWRGAVLYFAGAAVLIGLPAMFAGATMLECCPEDQETPERKAGDRAAFVAARARPEFWLILAAFSLIGLAYAMVVTHVMPILTDRGLSLGQAVLAASLFGPMQVAGRLAMMAAGHRVSGSTVAAMSFVGVTAAIAVLFFLVPSMPEAGFAFALLFGASFGVISILKPVVMAEILGRRGFGMIAGFMAVPFLIAGAVAPQAAALLWQMSGYDLALSVALGLATLALAALSLLILRERRAAAHRDE; encoded by the coding sequence ATGGCTGGCCTGGCCTCCGGGATCGACCGGGCCTTCGCGACCCTCGGGCTCGATCCGCATCGCTTTGCGCAGGCCCACCCCGAACGGGCCGAGCGGCTTGCCTTCTGGCTCTTGGGCGTGGCGCAGACCGTGGGGTATGGCGCGTTCTTCTACATCTTCGCGGCGCTGCTGCTCGCCTGGGAAGAGGCGTTGCCCTACGGCAAGGGCTGGCTGGCCTTCGCCTTCATGTGCGCCACGCTGATGGCCGCCGTGGTATCGCCCTTTGCCGGCCGCATGGTGGATGCGGGCAAGGGGCGCTGGCTGCTGACCGGGGGGATGGCCATCGGCACGGGGGCCCTGCTGGTGCTGGCCGGGTCGCAGAGCTACGCGGTTTTCTTCCTGGCCTGGCTGGGGCTCGGTGTGGCGGAGGGGCTGTGCCTTTACGAACCCTGCTTTGCCTTCGTCACCCGCACCACCCATGAGCGCGCCCGCAAGGGCATCACGCGGATCACGCTGGTGGCGGGCTTTGCCTCGACCCTCGCCTATCCCGCGGGCGCCTTTCTGGCCGAAGCCCTGGGCTGGCGCGGCGCGGTTCTGTACTTTGCCGGGGCGGCCGTTCTGATCGGGCTGCCTGCGATGTTCGCCGGCGCCACCATGCTCGAGTGCTGCCCCGAAGACCAAGAGACGCCCGAACGAAAGGCCGGGGACCGCGCCGCATTTGTCGCCGCGCGCGCACGGCCGGAGTTCTGGCTGATCCTCGCGGCCTTCTCGCTGATCGGCCTCGCCTATGCCATGGTCGTCACCCATGTCATGCCGATCCTGACCGACCGGGGGCTGAGCCTGGGCCAGGCGGTTCTGGCGGCCTCGCTCTTCGGGCCGATGCAGGTGGCCGGGCGGCTGGCGATGATGGCGGCCGGGCATCGGGTGTCGGGCTCGACCGTTGCCGCCATGTCCTTTGTCGGCGTGACGGCCGCGATTGCGGTGCTCTTCTTCCTGGTCCCATCCATGCCGGAAGCGGGTTTTGCCTTCGCCCTGCTTTTCGGGGCGAGTTTCGGGGTCATCAGCATCCTGAAGCCCGTCGTCATGGCAGAGATCCTCGGGCGGCGTGGCTTTGGCATGATCGCGGGCTTCATGGCGGTGCCGTTCCTGATTGCCGGGGCCGTCGCCCCGCAGGCAGCCGCGCTGCTCTGGCAGATGTCCGGCTACGACCTTGCGTTGAGCGTCGCGCTCGGGCTCGCGACCCTGGCACTGGCTGCGCTCTCTCTGCTGATCCTGCGGGAACGGCGTGCCGCGGCACACCGGGACGAGTGA
- the arsH gene encoding arsenical resistance protein ArsH, translated as MTDTPQITESAFAPIDPDALFGTARSTHAPRILILYGSLRDRSYSRFAAEEAGRILRRFGAEVRIYDPRDLPAPDSAPVDHPKVAELRDLVNWCEGMVWSSPERHGAMTGIMKSQIDWIPLSLGGVRPTQGKTLAVMQVCGGSQSFNTVNQLRILGRWMRLLTIPNQSSVARAWDEFDDEGRMKPSPYYNRIVDVMEELVKFTLLTRDIREHLVDRYSERVEDRAALSARVNQAKAV; from the coding sequence ATGACAGACACACCGCAGATCACCGAGTCCGCCTTTGCGCCGATCGACCCGGATGCCCTCTTCGGCACCGCGCGCAGCACCCACGCCCCGCGCATCCTGATCCTCTACGGCTCCCTCCGCGATCGCAGCTACTCGCGCTTTGCCGCCGAGGAGGCCGGGCGCATCCTCCGCCGGTTCGGGGCCGAGGTGCGCATCTACGATCCTCGCGACCTGCCCGCTCCCGACAGCGCCCCCGTGGATCACCCCAAGGTGGCCGAGTTGCGCGACCTGGTGAACTGGTGCGAAGGCATGGTCTGGTCCTCGCCCGAACGGCACGGCGCGATGACCGGCATCATGAAGAGCCAGATCGACTGGATCCCGTTGTCGCTCGGCGGCGTGCGCCCCACGCAGGGCAAGACCCTGGCCGTGATGCAGGTCTGCGGCGGGTCGCAATCCTTCAATACGGTGAACCAGCTGCGCATTCTCGGGCGCTGGATGCGGCTGCTGACCATTCCCAACCAGTCCTCGGTCGCCCGCGCCTGGGACGAATTCGATGACGAGGGCCGCATGAAGCCCTCACCCTACTACAACCGCATCGTCGACGTGATGGAGGAGCTGGTGAAGTTCACCCTGCTGACCCGCGATATCCGCGAGCACCTGGTGGATCGTTATTCCGAACGGGTCGAGGACCGCGCAGCCCTCTCGGCGCGGGTCAACCAGGCCAAGGCTGTGTGA
- the arsC gene encoding arsenate reductase (glutaredoxin) (This arsenate reductase requires both glutathione and glutaredoxin to convert arsenate to arsenite, after which the efflux transporter formed by ArsA and ArsB can extrude the arsenite from the cell, providing resistance.): MIVIHHNPECGTSRNVLAFLRTAGCEPVVIDYLAEGWTRPQLLGLFAAAGLSPREALRETKSPARDLGLMEENVSDERILDAMIGHPVLVNRPIVCTPRGTRLCRPSETVFDLLDALPLGPLCKEDGQVVIDETGART, from the coding sequence GTGATCGTTATTCACCACAACCCCGAGTGCGGCACTTCGCGCAATGTGCTGGCGTTTCTGCGTACTGCGGGCTGCGAGCCTGTCGTGATCGATTACCTCGCCGAAGGCTGGACCCGCCCGCAGCTCCTGGGGCTCTTCGCCGCCGCCGGCCTGAGCCCGCGCGAGGCTCTGCGTGAAACGAAATCTCCGGCCCGGGACCTGGGACTGATGGAAGAGAACGTCTCCGACGAAAGGATCCTCGATGCGATGATCGGGCACCCGGTCCTGGTGAACCGGCCCATCGTTTGCACCCCCAGGGGCACTCGCCTGTGCCGCCCGTCCGAGACGGTGTTCGACCTGCTGGACGCGCTGCCACTGGGGCCGCTTTGCAAGGAGGACGGACAGGTGGTGATCGACGAGACAGGTGCTCGCACATGA